CGGGGCGGTTCGACACGGCCAAGCATCCACCGCCCCGGGGCTCATCCCTCCTGCCAGCAAGCCAGCCAGAAGGAGAACGCCATCTTCACCCGCCCCACCCCGCCCCCACTGCCCGAACTCGCCAAGCTCGCCCAGCACGGCACCCTGCCCGGTATCCTCCGCCGGCTCTCCGGACTCCGCTGCTGCACCCACCCGATCCGCCTCGACGGCCACCGCACCGAGTACGACGTCGACACCCGCACCGGCGAGATCGGCAACGTCCTCCACCGCCTCGACTCCTCCAGCCTCCCGGCCGGCCACCTCCTGGCCGCTGCAACAACCGCCGCACCACCCGCTGCCCGGCCTGCGCCGAGGTCTACCGCCGCGACACCTTCCACCTGATCACCTCCGGCCTGCGCGGCGGCAAGGGCATCCCGGAACGCGTCGCCGCACACCCCCGCGTCTTCGCCACCTTCACCGCACCCAGCTTCGGCCCCGTCCACAACCGCCCCTCCGGCCTGGCCGGTTCGGTCCGCCGCTGCCGCTGCGGCGTCCTCCACGACCAGGACGACGCCGAGCTCGGCACTCCGCTCAACCCGGACACCCTGCGGGGCCGTAGTGGCGTGTGCGGGGTGCTCCCATCCCGTCCGCCATCGACCCAGGCAAGCCGAGCAGACGCGGCCCATGGCGTCCAGGTCGTTCGTACAGTGGGGCGCTCCACCTGGACGCCATGAACCACGCCCGCTCCACGGTGTGTGGGTCGACGGCGGACGGGATGGGAGCTGGGGTGGACGGTGGGTCGAGGAGGGAAGCGGGTGCGGCTTGGCACGCCCTGTACCGGTGTTTTGCCGCACCGCAAGGCTGCAGGCCCTGTCCGTGCAATAGCCTTCCCGCGGAGGGGTGCCATGTCTGCATGGATCATGTTGGGTTCCGGCTGCTTTGTCGTAGTCCTGGGCGTGTTGACCTTGACCGGCAGCCGGGGAATCGCAGAGTACGCGCGGTCGCCTAGGGCTGGTTGGGGTCGGATGGCGATGGGTGGCGGCTTCGTCCTGGACGGCGGAGCTAGACTTCTCGACTTCTCTTCCGGAGCGGGGATGGTTGTTTCCACCGTTGCCCTGGGGATCATCGTGCTCGGTGCGGTGCTTCAGCTCCAGGCTGGAGTGTTCGCCAAGGCTCGTCATGCTGGCGACGCAAATTGAGCGGCGCCTGTGCTCCCGGGCCAGGACAACCGTCAAGTGGGCCACCGATGTCCGACACCAGCGGCTGACACCAACAGCCGGGAACACAGCCGGATTCCGACGCACTTCAGCGGCCGGCGTCGAGTCGCTCTATCGGCGAAACGCAGGCTTCGGAAGGCGCCGTGATCGACCTGATAAGGATGAGGCCAGACCTCTCAAAGCCGCAGTACCGGGCGAGGTGCCGTCCTCATTCGATGGGTGGAGCCTCGCGGGCTTGGCACACCCATGCAGGTCGGGGATGTTCCGCAGGTCAGCCTCGGGCGTTGAGGAGTCTTCCCAAGCTCTGCGTGTATCGCCCGTGGTGAGCTCCACTGGGTCCTTGCGGGCCTATGCCCTGGCTGTCAAGATCATCGCCATGACCGCCCCGAGAGCTGCCCGGCGTGCCGCCGGTACGCAAAACGTCACCGATGTGCTTCTCACCCTGACCTTCATCAGGCGTCGTACTCCCGAACAGGACGCCGCTGATCTGCTCCAAGGCCAAGTTTTCGAAGTGGCCGCGCTCAGTAAAACCATCGGCCGAACAGTTCTGTTGAACATCGGCAAGGGCCGACAGATACAGCACCTCAAGATAGGCACCCTGTTCGTTGCCCAAGGGCAGCCGCTGATGTGGCGGGAGCGCCGTACCGGCCAGGAGACGGTCCTCAACGGTCCGTTCACGCTCAAGCAGCTCGACAAGAAGCTCCCGCTGAACGGCAAGCTTTCGTTCTACGAGCTGACCACGGTTGATGGAAGCCATGAGGTGGCGCTGCCGAAGAAGGACGCCCCACTGGTTCTGATCGCGATAGGCCAGGATTCGCTGGCGACGTAGGCCCTCAGATGACTGTCGAATGCGTGTCGAAGTATCCACCGGTTCGAGCTTGGCGGACGAAGACAGCCAGGTAGGAGGCGGTCCCCCGATGATCCGCCCCAGCGCCTTCTAAGCGCTCCGTCGTTCGGAACGTGCCACAGCCGTGCCACATCGTGCGGTCAACCACGGTCAACGACGGGTCGCCGCAGTCGCGATGCCCCGTTCAGCTGGGCTACTGCTACACCCGGAGTGACCTGGGAGACTCCGCCGCCGACTTCGGCCGCCCTTACAAAGCAGCGCTCCACCTTCCCAAGCTCAGGTGAAGGGTGAAATCTGCCGGCTCGCCAAGTGTTCGAGGGTGGCTTCAACGCACGCCTCGGCGGACGACAGGTCAGTCCTGAAGAACCCCTCCGCCCTCAGAGCGCCGCCGGAGACGATCACCATCCAACGGTGCCCCTGTCCGCGCTCACCATCAGCCTTGAAGACCACCGAGCATCCTCGCTCGGCCAACCACTCCATCAGTTCCACGATGTCCACGACCGCCCCCTCCCAGGCCCGTCGACGACGAACCGTAGCGCACCAGATGGGCGCCGCTTCGAAAGCGGACGGCCGTGCCGAGCGAATCGGCGACCTGGTCGACCGAGAGATAGTGCTCAGCCACGGGTCGGTTCTCCTTCCGTTCCGGGGGCGGGTTCGAGGGATGCGGCGAGCCAGGCTTCGGCGGAGGACAAACCGGTTCCGGCGAAGGCCCAGTGAGCGAGGACGTATGTCGTGTCGGCCTCTGGCTTGGTGGCCGTTGTGGCAGTCACGGTTTGGGCGCGGCGCCATTCGGCGCGGGCGGTGCGCAGAGCGCCGAGGGTGGTGGAGTAGCGGCGGGATTTGGTGGAGAAGTGGCCGCGGAAGCCCAGCATGTGGGCCCAGGCGCTGAGCCGGAGGTCTTCCAGGTCCTTGCGTGCGCCGAGGGTCCAGGCGGTGCGGATCAGTCGGCGCGCGTGGTCGGTGATGTCGAGCTGGGCGAGTTCGGCGAGGAATGTCAGCGGGCGGTCGAGAGTCCCCGTCGCGGTCTCGGCCGGAAGCGGCGCCGGGCCCGTGCAGCCGTGGGCCTCTCGGACGGCTTTCCGTTTCTACGACCTTCGTCACACCGGACACACGCTCTCGACTCGTTCGGGCGCCACGCTCAAGGACACGATGGTCCGAGCCGGTCAGTCCTCCGAGGAGGCCGCGCTGATCTATCAGCACTCCGACGAAGAGCGGCAGCGCGACGTAGCCGCAGGGCTCGACGACATGGTTCGTGCTGAGCGTGCGAAGCACCGCGACGACGACCCTGCGCACCACAGAGAGAAGCCCACCGGCACCTGGTCGAGTCCTTATGGTGCGGATGTGGTGCGCGCCCCGCCTACAGGTCTAGACAACAAAGAACCCCCGGGTCATCGACCTGGGGGTTTCGCATGGAGCGGGTGACGAGAATCGAACTCGCACTCTCAGCTTGGGAAGCTGATGTTCTACCACTAAACTACACCCGCGTAAGACGCCGGTTTCCCGGTGCCGAATGCTCGCTCACTCTACCTCATGGCCGGTCCCTGGCGCTGAAGCCGAGGGGCCGGTGCGCGTTTCGGGGCGTGGACATGGGTGCGGGGGGCCGGAGTTGGGGCGTACGGTGGAGGAGTGGAAGAGGGTCCGGGCGGGACCGGAGTGCCGCTTGGAGGACCATCCCTTTCATCCCGTAATGTGGCTTTCGTCGTCAGTCAGACGCGGCTCTTGGGGAAGGGACTCTGAGGACTTGATGGAGCGCACCGTCGTCCGTTGTGCCGAGGGGCACGTGTTCAGCACCGCTTCGTTCCCGATGCAGCAGGCCGAGCGACTCGGCCCCGGTCGATTGGTCCGGTGTCCGCGGTGTGCGCGGCTCCGGAGCGTCGTTCCGGTCATGCTCGAGAAGCGGTAGGACTCAGCAGTAGGACCAGCGGTAGGACCTGGGGCGCGGGGACCGTGCGAAATGCCGACAGTCCCCGCGTATCCTCGGGGCGTGCTTCTCTCAGACAAGGACATCCGGGCCGAGATCGACGCCGGTCGGGTGCGCATCGACCCGTACGACGAATCCATGGTGCAGCCCTCGAGCATCGACGTGCGGCTCGACCGCTACTTCCGGGTGTTCGAGAATCACCGTTATCCACACATCGACCCCTCCGTCGAGCAGGCCGATCTGACTCGGCTCGTCGAGCCCGAGGGGGACGAGCCGTTCATCCTGCACCCCGGGGAGTTCGTGCTCGCCAGCACGTACGAGGTGATCTCGCTTCCCGTGGATCTTGCCTCGCGGCTGGAGGGCAAGAGTTCGCTCGGGCGGCTGGGGCTCGTGACGCACTCCACCGCCGGGTTCATCGACCCCGGCTTCTCCGGGCACGTGACCCTGGAGCTGTCCAATCTCGCGACGCTTCCGATCAAGCTCTGGCCGGGCATGAAGATCGGGCAGCTGTGCATGTTCCGGTTGAGCTCGCCGGCCGAGTTCCCGTACGGCAGCGACCGGTACGGCTCCCGCTACCAGGGCCAGCGCGGGCCGACCGCCTCCCGGTCCTTCCTCAACTTCCATCGGACCCAGGTGTGAGCGGGAGCGGGGAGAGCGCGGGCGTGAGCGTGTCCGACGTGCGGGAGAACCTCACCTACGAGCGGTTCGGGGTCGCGGTCCGTGAGCTCGCCCAGACCATCGCCGACGACGGGTACCAGCCCGACATAGTGCTCAGCATCGCCCGTGGGGGTGTCTTCGTCGCGGGTGGACTGGCGTACGCCCTCGACTGCAAGAACATCCACCTGGTCAACGTCGAGTTCTACACCGGTGTGGGTACGACGCTCGACATGCCCGTCATGCTCGCTCCCGTCCCGAACGCCATCGACTTCTCCGACAAGAAGATCCTGATCACCGACGACGTCGCCGACACCGGCAAGACGCTCAAGCTCGTGCACGACTTCTGCGTCGACACCGTCGCCGAGGTCCGCAGCGCCGTGATCTATGAGAAGCCCCACTCGCTGGTGAAGTGCGAGTACGTGTGGAAGCGGACCGACGACTGGATCAACTTCCCCTGGAGTGTCTTGCCTCCGGTACATAAGTCGGGAGAGGCACCCAAGGCGAACAAGGAAGCCCTCTGACCTGCGGTTCCGTAACCGTCTCCGCAGGCTGAACGCCCCCTGACCAGGGAATCGGTGGTCGGCGCCTGCGTCGAAGGTGACGGTCACGGGCGCCGCAGCCGCTCACCGGCGGCCTCAGGCCTCCGCCGGGACCGCCCGACGATCGAGCCACACCGCCCCGCGCGGCCCCGCAGGCATACGTCAGCCGCTGCCCGTCCCCGAACGGCGACTCGGTCCCCCAGGGCATGGAGAAGGCCCCCGGCAGTGGTTCAGTGCCGGGGGCCCTCTCGTACGTACGCGGTGTACCGCGCGTCCTCGCTAGAACGTGCCCAGCTTGATGATCGACAGGATCGCGATCAGCTGGATCGCCGACGCGGCCAGTGCCTTCGGCCACGGGAGATCGTGGGACTTGCTGACCATGAGGGTCAGCAGGGCGCCCGCCGCGACCCAGGTCGCCCAGCCGAGGAGCTGCACGAAGGACGCGTCGCCGCCGAAGAACATGGCGACGATCAGGCGCGGGGTGTCCGTGATGGACATGATCAGCATGGAGAGGCCGACCGTGGGCTGCCATGCCCCGTCGCCGCCGAGCTGGCGGGCCAGGGTGTGGGTGACCACGCCCAGGATGAACGTGCTGATGACGATCGCCACGGCCGTCGTCAGCACGATCGGGACGGCGTTGGAGAGGGTGGCGTTTATGGCGTCCTTGCGGGCGCCGTCGAAGCCGAAGACGGCCAGCAGGCCGTAGAGGAACGTCACGATCAGGGCCGGGGCCCACATCGTGTAGTCGCGCATCTGCAGGAAGGTCTGGTTGGGGGCCATGACGATGCCCCTCAGCAGGTCCTTCCAGTGCAGACGGGGGCCGATCGGCGGGGCCGCCGCCTGGCCGGC
This portion of the Streptomyces mirabilis genome encodes:
- the dcd gene encoding dCTP deaminase, producing MLLSDKDIRAEIDAGRVRIDPYDESMVQPSSIDVRLDRYFRVFENHRYPHIDPSVEQADLTRLVEPEGDEPFILHPGEFVLASTYEVISLPVDLASRLEGKSSLGRLGLVTHSTAGFIDPGFSGHVTLELSNLATLPIKLWPGMKIGQLCMFRLSSPAEFPYGSDRYGSRYQGQRGPTASRSFLNFHRTQV
- a CDS encoding phosphoribosyltransferase → MSDVRENLTYERFGVAVRELAQTIADDGYQPDIVLSIARGGVFVAGGLAYALDCKNIHLVNVEFYTGVGTTLDMPVMLAPVPNAIDFSDKKILITDDVADTGKTLKLVHDFCVDTVAEVRSAVIYEKPHSLVKCEYVWKRTDDWINFPWSVLPPVHKSGEAPKANKEAL
- a CDS encoding Yip1 family protein; amino-acid sequence: MSQLGPKPPSDGPHPARHSAGPGTFDYVAGFRIGRGRDDRAPQARPQQHRPSYGQQAPQGGQQPYGYPPAPSQQQPYGGQQYGGGRQYSGGQPGWPQANGGGAGGHGEPEYFGDGHPQQGPDPYAANSPGHTQAFSVGEDPYTQGGTYRAGQAAAPPIGPRLHWKDLLRGIVMAPNQTFLQMRDYTMWAPALIVTFLYGLLAVFGFDGARKDAINATLSNAVPIVLTTAVAIVISTFILGVVTHTLARQLGGDGAWQPTVGLSMLIMSITDTPRLIVAMFFGGDASFVQLLGWATWVAAGALLTLMVSKSHDLPWPKALAASAIQLIAILSIIKLGTF